A window of the Desulfobacteraceae bacterium genome harbors these coding sequences:
- a CDS encoding radical SAM protein, with amino-acid sequence QLPEDKARMTGVLETFLALPPEEQMIYQVGRRLGVFGRLTDLQQPRRRERVVQTCREFGITPENVDGLIDDLMRRFI; translated from the coding sequence CAGCTGCCCGAGGACAAGGCCCGCATGACCGGGGTCTTGGAAACTTTCCTGGCCCTGCCGCCCGAGGAGCAGATGATCTATCAGGTGGGGCGCCGTCTGGGGGTTTTCGGGCGCCTGACGGATCTCCAGCAGCCCCGGCGGCGGGAGCGGGTGGTGCAGACCTGCCGGGAGTTCGGCATCACCCCGGAAAATGTGGATGGCCTGATCGACGACCTGATGCGGCGCTTCATCTGA